The Halomonas sp. KG2 genome contains a region encoding:
- a CDS encoding efflux transporter outer membrane subunit encodes MPNTFAPLPAVIRMKYRSAPKQQDKVAYLAIMLLVLGLSGCTSLAPPHSVPAATLPDVYPDGGMPTTAAGADIAWRSYFTDTRLQALIEQALTTNYDLRSALLRVEQARAAYGIQHAELLPTLGVQAAGERSRTPSDLSPSGRTRIGNQFQAGVGFSSWELDFWGRIRSLNEAALEQYLATDEARRATEISLIAQVADSYFRLQELDLRLDLARRTIDSRQESLRIFTRRVEVGATSPLELTQVEMLLQQAKALGAQLEQAHAQQANALALLVGSPIEKVTSDGDKIADDVLPPLAPGLPSELMTRRPDIRAAEHLLRSANANIGAARAAFFPRIALTGSLGTASADLNGLLGTDSQAWNFSPTLSLPIFDSGRRKANLTLAELRHEQAIVEYEQVIQQAFRDVADALAANHWLAEQVETANDMLAVQRERARLAMLRYENGAVPYLEVLDAQRDLLSAEQQRLAVRRQLLSARVALYTALGGGSAAVTSTSALTPPHAE; translated from the coding sequence ATGCCCAATACGTTCGCTCCCTTACCTGCGGTCATTCGCATGAAATATCGGTCCGCCCCTAAGCAACAAGACAAGGTGGCATATTTAGCGATCATGCTGCTAGTCCTGGGCCTGTCTGGCTGCACCTCGCTGGCCCCCCCTCACTCGGTGCCAGCAGCAACATTGCCCGATGTTTACCCAGATGGGGGCATGCCAACAACGGCTGCTGGTGCTGATATTGCTTGGCGCAGCTACTTCACCGACACCAGGCTACAAGCGCTGATCGAACAGGCACTGACCACTAATTATGATTTGCGAAGTGCTTTATTGCGCGTTGAGCAAGCACGTGCAGCCTATGGTATTCAACATGCAGAGTTGCTACCCACACTTGGCGTGCAAGCTGCTGGTGAGCGTTCACGCACACCCTCTGACCTGAGCCCTAGCGGACGTACGCGGATTGGCAATCAGTTCCAGGCGGGCGTCGGCTTTAGCAGCTGGGAACTAGATTTCTGGGGGAGAATACGCAGCCTTAATGAGGCTGCCCTCGAGCAGTACCTAGCCACCGACGAAGCGCGGCGTGCCACCGAAATCAGCCTAATCGCTCAGGTTGCCGACAGCTATTTTCGTCTTCAGGAACTAGATTTGCGCTTGGACCTAGCCCGCCGCACCATCGACAGTCGGCAAGAGTCACTGCGGATATTTACTCGGCGCGTTGAAGTAGGCGCAACTTCACCACTGGAACTCACCCAAGTTGAAATGTTGCTGCAGCAGGCCAAGGCACTAGGTGCTCAGTTGGAGCAAGCCCATGCTCAGCAAGCCAACGCCTTGGCGCTATTAGTTGGTTCACCTATCGAAAAGGTAACAAGTGACGGGGATAAAATAGCGGATGATGTTCTGCCCCCTCTCGCGCCGGGGCTGCCATCGGAGCTAATGACCCGCCGCCCCGACATTCGCGCTGCCGAGCACCTACTGCGTTCTGCTAACGCTAATATTGGCGCTGCGCGGGCGGCTTTCTTCCCACGTATCGCGCTGACAGGTAGTTTGGGCACGGCGAGTGCTGACTTGAACGGCCTGCTAGGAACTGATAGCCAGGCATGGAATTTTTCCCCCACCCTGTCACTGCCCATTTTTGATAGCGGACGCCGAAAAGCCAACCTGACGCTGGCCGAGTTACGCCACGAACAAGCCATAGTCGAATATGAGCAAGTCATCCAGCAAGCCTTCCGTGATGTTGCCGATGCGCTGGCTGCTAACCACTGGCTGGCTGAACAAGTAGAAACTGCCAATGACATGTTAGCAGTACAGCGCGAGCGTGCTCGCTTAGCCATGCTGCGCTATGAAAACGGTGCGGTGCCCTACCTAGAAGTCCTGGATGCACAGCGCGACTTGCTTTCCGCCGAGCAGCAGCGGCTAGCAGTTCGCCGCCAACTGCTGTCAGCCCGAGTGGCCTTATACACGGCTCTCGGCGGCGGATCAGCTGCTGTGACAAGCACTTCCGCTCTTACTCCACCTCATGCTGAATGA
- a CDS encoding acyl-CoA dehydrogenase translates to MNYYAAPVRDLRFVLEELLAHRSLALPGFEEATPDLVEAVLEEAAKLAGDVWGPLNSVGDRQGAKRHTDGSVTTSEGFAAAYQAYVEGGWNGIGVSEALGGQNLPEVVASAVQEMLHGANMALGLCPMLTAGAIEALAHHGSETLKTTYLPKLVEGTWTGTMNLTEPQAGSDLSKVRTKAIPEGDHYRISGQKIYITWGEHDAAENIIHLVLARKPDAPEGNKGISLFLVPKFLVNADGSLGERNDVTCASIEHKLGIHGSPTCTLSFGENDGAIGYLVGEEGRGLNHMFTMMNEARHKVGIQGIGVAERACQHAFAYALDRTQGRAPKSRGGNECSISDHLDVRRMLLSMRARTDALRALALYCAGQLDLARHSESDSERQAAQACADVLIPIVKSFSTDQAVDIASMGIQVHGGMGYVEETGAAQLLRDARIAPIYEGTNGIQALDLAGRKLQRDGGAALSALIDEVQKTAETMRSEPNLAVMGSALAVGADDLRAAMQLVLEQGSDPQTGPDAVQAYATPLLNLAGHVLCAWQMGNAALHATRALQKGSDEPFYRVKLSSANFVITQWLPAGRAQRAVIEAGMQCLSDFELTP, encoded by the coding sequence ATGAATTATTATGCCGCGCCGGTACGCGATTTACGTTTTGTACTCGAAGAGCTACTCGCGCACCGCTCGCTTGCACTGCCTGGCTTCGAAGAAGCCACGCCCGACTTGGTCGAGGCGGTGCTGGAAGAGGCAGCAAAGCTTGCAGGCGATGTGTGGGGGCCGCTAAATAGTGTCGGTGATCGACAAGGTGCTAAGCGCCACACCGATGGCAGTGTCACCACCTCAGAGGGTTTCGCAGCGGCCTATCAGGCGTATGTAGAAGGCGGCTGGAACGGCATTGGTGTTTCGGAAGCGTTAGGCGGACAAAACTTACCTGAGGTGGTCGCCAGCGCTGTTCAAGAAATGCTTCACGGTGCCAATATGGCCTTGGGTCTTTGCCCTATGTTGACGGCAGGCGCGATCGAAGCGCTGGCGCATCATGGTAGTGAAACGCTAAAAACGACCTATCTCCCCAAGCTCGTTGAAGGTACCTGGACAGGTACCATGAACCTGACGGAGCCTCAGGCAGGCTCCGACCTGTCTAAAGTACGTACCAAAGCCATCCCTGAAGGCGACCATTACCGCATTAGCGGCCAAAAAATCTATATCACCTGGGGCGAACACGACGCCGCCGAAAATATCATTCACCTTGTGCTGGCGCGAAAACCCGATGCGCCCGAAGGCAACAAAGGCATTTCGCTGTTCCTAGTGCCGAAGTTCCTGGTTAACGCAGACGGCTCGTTGGGCGAGCGCAACGACGTCACCTGTGCCTCTATCGAGCATAAGCTGGGCATTCATGGTTCGCCTACCTGCACCTTAAGCTTTGGCGAAAACGACGGCGCTATTGGGTATCTGGTGGGTGAAGAGGGACGTGGTCTTAACCACATGTTCACCATGATGAACGAAGCGCGCCACAAAGTGGGTATTCAAGGTATCGGGGTGGCTGAGCGTGCCTGCCAGCATGCGTTTGCTTACGCCTTGGATCGCACTCAGGGGAGAGCGCCTAAATCTCGTGGTGGTAACGAATGCTCGATCAGCGACCACTTAGATGTGCGCCGGATGCTGCTCTCAATGCGCGCCCGCACCGATGCCCTTCGTGCTCTGGCGCTTTACTGCGCTGGCCAGCTTGACCTTGCCCGACACAGTGAAAGCGACAGCGAGCGCCAAGCTGCTCAGGCGTGCGCCGATGTGCTGATCCCTATCGTCAAAAGCTTTTCGACCGACCAAGCCGTGGATATCGCCTCAATGGGTATTCAGGTACATGGCGGCATGGGTTATGTGGAAGAAACGGGTGCCGCCCAGCTGCTTCGGGATGCACGCATCGCGCCTATTTATGAAGGCACGAATGGCATCCAGGCCCTCGATTTGGCGGGGCGTAAGTTACAGCGTGATGGTGGAGCCGCGCTATCTGCGTTAATTGATGAAGTGCAAAAAACCGCTGAGACAATGCGCTCAGAGCCTAACCTTGCAGTTATGGGCAGTGCGCTGGCGGTCGGTGCCGATGATCTGCGTGCCGCCATGCAGCTTGTGCTTGAGCAAGGCAGTGACCCGCAAACTGGCCCAGATGCAGTGCAGGCTTATGCAACGCCGTTGCTCAACCTAGCTGGCCATGTGCTATGTGCTTGGCAAATGGGCAACGCCGCACTTCACGCGACCAGAGCGCTGCAAAAAGGCAGCGATGAGCCGTTTTATCGCGTCAAGTTGTCCAGCGCCAACTTTGTTATCACCCAGTGGCTGCCTGCTGGCCGCGCGCAACGCGCGGTTATCGAAGCGGGTATGCAGTGCCTGAGTGATTTCGAATTAACACCATAA
- a CDS encoding HlyD family efflux transporter periplasmic adaptor subunit produces the protein MHSSLKKLILAAGVILIAAGGYYYWTELRDEGLGEGFASGNGRIEATEIDIATKLPGRVDAVLVDEGEFVTVGQPLARMQIQVLEAQRDEARAQYQQALNAVLSAEAQVALRQSDHLAAQAVVTQRESELDAAQRRLARSETLSREGAASAQELDDDRARVNSARAAVAAANAQVDAAQSAIAAARAQVTGARSAVTAAEATITRIDADITDSQLVAPRAGRVQFRIAQPGEVLPGGGRVLNLVDLSDVHMTFFLPAEQAGRVALGSEARIILDAAPDLVIPARISFVASTAQFTPKTVETASERQKLMFRVKAQIDRDLLQRHLEQVKTGVPGEAWVKLDPDAEWPAELAVRVPQ, from the coding sequence ATGCACTCTTCGCTTAAGAAACTGATCCTTGCCGCTGGGGTAATCCTTATTGCTGCTGGAGGCTACTATTACTGGACTGAATTACGCGACGAAGGCCTGGGGGAAGGCTTTGCTAGCGGTAATGGGCGTATCGAGGCCACTGAAATCGATATCGCTACCAAGCTTCCTGGACGCGTTGACGCAGTCCTGGTCGATGAAGGCGAATTTGTCACCGTTGGTCAACCCCTGGCGCGCATGCAGATCCAGGTACTGGAGGCGCAACGCGATGAGGCAAGAGCCCAGTATCAACAAGCACTCAATGCCGTACTCAGTGCGGAAGCACAGGTTGCTCTGCGGCAAAGCGACCATCTTGCCGCTCAGGCCGTCGTGACTCAGCGTGAAAGTGAACTTGATGCGGCTCAACGCCGCTTGGCTCGCTCGGAAACCTTATCGCGGGAAGGAGCCGCTTCGGCACAAGAACTTGATGATGATCGTGCTCGGGTCAATAGTGCACGAGCAGCCGTTGCCGCCGCTAACGCCCAGGTGGATGCCGCCCAGTCGGCCATCGCAGCGGCTCGCGCCCAGGTGACCGGCGCCCGCTCTGCGGTTACTGCCGCCGAAGCCACCATCACGCGTATCGATGCAGACATCACCGACAGTCAGTTGGTTGCGCCTCGTGCAGGGCGCGTACAATTCCGTATTGCCCAGCCTGGCGAGGTACTTCCAGGTGGAGGGCGAGTGCTGAACCTGGTCGATCTTAGCGACGTACACATGACGTTCTTCTTACCTGCCGAACAAGCAGGTCGTGTAGCGCTGGGCAGCGAGGCACGTATCATCCTGGATGCGGCACCTGACCTAGTCATACCGGCACGCATCTCGTTTGTCGCCAGCACGGCACAATTTACGCCTAAGACGGTAGAGACCGCTTCGGAACGACAAAAATTAATGTTCCGAGTGAAAGCACAGATTGATCGAGACCTTCTACAACGTCATCTTGAGCAAGTTAAAACCGGTGTCCCTGGGGAAGCCTGGGTTAAGCTTGACCCCGACGCAGAGTGGCCTGCTGAGTTGGCTGTTCGGGTACCACAATGA
- a CDS encoding xanthine/uracil/vitamin C permease, with protein sequence MQLKHRQHGEEQPYWPLGPFKVRLPFVHYRWEMAEMIQGLIMFVVSLAMIPLLEQYLGLPYDVALAYVVVCGVGFMLPALLGVPMVPGWITPAVPVVLAFLGDFESGPEAIQALFALQFLVFLIFLILGVTGLGRKLVHLVPNSLQAGIIIGAGIAAITGEIQQGGRLAETPVSLIAGMLIAIFMLFSVAFKRWVEEHAIMRKIANYGMVPGMIIAILVAWAIGEYPRPTIEWGITQPNFTEMWNYLPFTVGFPGADVFMLAIPTAVIAYVIAFGDIVVGRTLMSRVDHIRSDEKIDYSTDRIHHVTAIRNGMHAFFAPYPGLAGPIWTAVTATMAERYKNGRHAMESIYSGGGTFWITGFIALFTLPLVSMFQPVLPIALSLTLLLTGYICLMVGIEQTKTTAERGVAGTMAVVLAVYGAGWGLAAGVVLYVLVQKTNMFGREPSATQDAEEQDQR encoded by the coding sequence ATGCAACTTAAGCACCGCCAGCACGGCGAAGAGCAGCCATATTGGCCCTTAGGGCCGTTTAAAGTGCGGCTCCCCTTTGTCCATTATCGCTGGGAAATGGCGGAGATGATTCAAGGACTCATCATGTTTGTGGTTAGTCTGGCGATGATTCCACTTTTAGAGCAGTACCTTGGTTTACCTTATGATGTTGCCTTGGCTTATGTGGTGGTGTGCGGCGTCGGCTTTATGCTCCCTGCGCTGTTAGGCGTGCCAATGGTGCCTGGTTGGATTACGCCTGCGGTGCCGGTGGTGTTAGCCTTCCTAGGAGATTTTGAGTCAGGCCCAGAGGCTATTCAGGCGCTGTTTGCACTTCAATTCTTGGTCTTTCTGATTTTCTTAATTTTAGGCGTCACTGGGCTGGGCCGTAAGCTGGTTCACTTGGTGCCTAACTCCCTCCAGGCAGGCATTATTATTGGTGCCGGTATTGCGGCTATTACTGGTGAAATACAGCAGGGCGGGCGCTTAGCTGAGACCCCGGTGTCACTGATCGCTGGTATGTTAATTGCCATATTTATGCTTTTTTCAGTGGCCTTTAAGCGCTGGGTAGAAGAACACGCGATCATGCGCAAAATTGCCAACTACGGCATGGTGCCAGGCATGATTATTGCGATCCTGGTGGCTTGGGCGATTGGTGAGTACCCGCGCCCTACTATTGAGTGGGGGATTACCCAGCCGAACTTCACCGAGATGTGGAACTACCTACCCTTTACGGTCGGCTTTCCTGGCGCTGATGTCTTTATGCTGGCCATACCCACCGCGGTGATCGCCTACGTCATCGCGTTCGGCGATATTGTCGTCGGGCGGACGTTGATGTCCCGTGTTGACCATATTCGTAGCGATGAAAAAATCGACTACAGCACGGATCGCATCCACCACGTCACCGCTATTCGTAACGGCATGCACGCTTTCTTTGCTCCCTATCCTGGTTTGGCGGGCCCGATCTGGACGGCCGTTACGGCCACCATGGCCGAGCGTTATAAAAATGGCCGCCATGCGATGGAATCGATTTATAGCGGCGGTGGCACTTTCTGGATTACCGGCTTTATTGCGCTGTTCACCCTGCCATTGGTCAGCATGTTTCAGCCGGTGTTGCCCATTGCGCTCTCGCTTACACTGCTGCTGACTGGCTATATTTGCTTAATGGTGGGTATTGAACAGACTAAAACCACTGCTGAGCGTGGCGTTGCAGGCACGATGGCCGTCGTTCTGGCGGTATATGGTGCAGGGTGGGGGTTAGCCGCCGGAGTCGTACTGTACGTGTTAGTGCAAAAAACAAATATGTTCGGGCGTGAGCCTTCGGCTACCCAAGACGCGGAAGAGCAAGATCAGCGCTAA
- the rbbA gene encoding ribosome-associated ATPase/putative transporter RbbA → MIATPPSSPTPAVVILSAIQLHYGKQVALAGIDLEIPAGSMVGLIGPDGVGKSSLLALIAGARAIQEGQVEVLGGNMANKRHRDTICPRIAYMPQGLGKNLYPTLSVEENLQFFARLFGHEHAERRRRIDDLTRSTGLHRFLGRPAGKLSGGMKQKLGLCCALIHDPDLLILDEPTTGVDPLARAQFWELIARIRRQRPQMSVVVATAYMDEAQRFDWLVAMDDGKILATGTPAALLERTASNSLEAAFIALLPEEKKRDYAPVHIPPLAQDDDEVAIEAKGLTMRFGDFVAVDHVSFRIRRGEIFGFLGSNGCGKSTTMKMLTGLLPASEGQAWLFGKQVDTRDIDTRRRVGYMSQAFSLYGELTVEQNLILHARLFQVPQAEIATRVDEMVKRFDLQEVRGSLPESLPLGIRQRLSLAVAMVHKPELLILDEPTSGVDPVARDNFWRLMIELARRDRVTIFISTHFMNEAERCDRMSMMHAGQVLDSDTPAALVKKRGAATLEEAFIGYLTEAGADEQDQEAPEATPNSVTTTPPTLPHNGVKHSAFSLQRLLSYTWRESLELRRDPVRGTLALLGSLILMLVIGYGISLDVEDLSYAILDRDQTTLSNSYAMNLSGSRYFIEQPPLIDYADMDKRMRSGKLTLAIEIPPGFGRDVKRGSQVEIGAWIDGAMPQRAETARGYVQGIHRQWLLEQAGQAATNVTAPAANVETRFRYNPDVQSLPAMVPAVIPLLLMMLPAMLTALAVVREKELGSIINLYVTPVTRSEFLVGKQLPYIALAIINFLLMALLAVTLFDVPIKGSFLTLLLAVVIYSIIATGMGLLASTLTRSQIAAMFFAIIGTLIPAVQFSGMIDPVSSLEGVGRFIGTIYPTSYMLTITRGVFSKALGLGDLYTLFVPLLIAVPTIMGLSIFLLKNQER, encoded by the coding sequence ATGATAGCAACACCGCCCTCATCACCTACGCCAGCGGTAGTAATACTATCAGCCATCCAGCTGCACTATGGTAAGCAGGTTGCCCTGGCGGGCATCGATCTAGAAATCCCTGCGGGCAGCATGGTTGGGCTGATAGGGCCTGATGGCGTTGGAAAATCCAGCCTGTTAGCGCTTATTGCGGGGGCACGCGCGATCCAAGAAGGGCAAGTGGAAGTGCTCGGCGGCAATATGGCCAACAAGCGTCATCGCGACACTATCTGCCCGCGCATTGCCTATATGCCCCAAGGGTTGGGCAAGAACCTCTACCCGACGCTTTCAGTAGAGGAAAACCTACAGTTCTTTGCCCGCCTCTTCGGCCATGAGCATGCCGAACGACGTCGCCGAATCGACGATTTAACCCGTAGTACGGGGCTGCACAGATTCCTTGGCCGCCCAGCAGGCAAACTTTCCGGCGGTATGAAGCAGAAGCTGGGGTTATGCTGCGCGCTGATCCATGACCCCGATTTATTGATCCTCGACGAACCAACCACCGGCGTCGATCCATTGGCCCGCGCCCAGTTCTGGGAGTTGATCGCACGTATACGTCGCCAACGACCACAGATGAGCGTGGTGGTCGCGACCGCTTACATGGATGAAGCCCAGCGCTTCGACTGGCTAGTGGCCATGGACGACGGCAAAATTCTGGCTACCGGAACGCCAGCGGCATTGCTAGAGCGTACTGCCAGTAACTCCCTGGAAGCTGCCTTTATCGCCCTGCTACCGGAAGAGAAAAAACGCGACTACGCACCAGTGCATATTCCGCCGTTGGCACAAGATGACGATGAAGTCGCCATTGAGGCTAAGGGCCTCACCATGCGCTTTGGCGATTTTGTCGCCGTCGACCACGTCAGCTTTCGGATCCGGCGTGGCGAGATTTTCGGCTTTCTTGGCTCCAATGGTTGTGGCAAATCAACCACCATGAAGATGCTTACCGGTCTGTTGCCGGCCAGTGAAGGCCAGGCGTGGCTGTTCGGCAAACAGGTGGATACCCGCGATATCGACACCCGCCGCCGTGTGGGCTACATGTCCCAGGCGTTCTCACTGTATGGCGAACTAACCGTTGAGCAAAACCTAATCTTACACGCCCGCCTTTTCCAGGTCCCTCAAGCGGAGATAGCCACCCGCGTGGATGAGATGGTGAAACGCTTCGACCTACAAGAGGTACGCGGCAGCCTGCCGGAAAGTTTGCCACTCGGCATCCGTCAGCGTCTTTCCCTGGCGGTGGCGATGGTCCACAAGCCCGAACTACTCATCCTGGATGAGCCGACTTCTGGGGTTGATCCCGTTGCCCGCGACAACTTCTGGCGGCTGATGATTGAGCTAGCGCGCCGTGACCGGGTGACCATTTTCATTTCTACCCATTTCATGAATGAAGCCGAGCGCTGTGATCGCATGTCGATGATGCACGCCGGTCAAGTGCTCGATAGCGACACGCCTGCGGCACTGGTGAAAAAACGTGGAGCAGCGACTCTGGAAGAGGCGTTCATCGGCTATTTGACCGAAGCAGGCGCCGACGAACAGGACCAGGAAGCACCCGAGGCAACGCCCAACTCAGTGACCACGACACCGCCCACCCTGCCTCATAACGGCGTAAAACACAGCGCTTTTAGTCTCCAGCGTCTACTTAGCTACACTTGGCGAGAATCGCTGGAGCTTCGTCGCGACCCGGTGCGCGGCACCCTTGCCCTGCTTGGCTCACTCATCCTGATGTTGGTCATTGGCTACGGCATCAGCCTGGACGTGGAGGATCTCAGCTATGCCATCCTTGACCGCGACCAGACGACCCTGAGCAATAGCTATGCGATGAATCTGTCTGGCTCCCGCTACTTTATCGAGCAACCGCCATTGATTGATTACGCAGATATGGACAAGCGCATGCGCAGTGGCAAGCTCACCCTGGCCATTGAAATCCCTCCTGGCTTTGGCCGTGATGTGAAGCGAGGAAGCCAGGTTGAAATCGGCGCCTGGATTGATGGTGCGATGCCCCAGCGTGCTGAAACCGCACGCGGCTACGTGCAGGGTATCCATCGACAGTGGCTACTCGAGCAAGCAGGGCAAGCCGCGACTAATGTCACTGCCCCCGCTGCTAATGTCGAAACCCGCTTTCGCTACAATCCTGATGTTCAGAGCCTGCCAGCCATGGTGCCAGCAGTCATCCCTCTTCTATTAATGATGCTACCGGCGATGCTGACCGCGCTGGCCGTCGTGCGGGAAAAAGAACTCGGGTCGATCATCAACCTCTACGTCACGCCTGTCACTCGTAGCGAATTCCTAGTCGGCAAGCAGTTGCCTTATATCGCTCTCGCTATCATCAATTTTCTGCTAATGGCATTACTCGCGGTCACGCTATTTGATGTGCCCATCAAAGGCAGCTTCCTGACGCTGCTGTTAGCAGTAGTGATCTACAGCATTATCGCAACGGGCATGGGACTGCTCGCCTCGACGTTGACGCGCAGCCAAATAGCAGCGATGTTCTTCGCCATCATCGGCACGTTGATTCCCGCCGTGCAATTCTCAGGAATGATCGATCCGGTCAGCTCACTAGAAGGCGTGGGGCGTTTCATTGGCACCATCTACCCCACCTCCTACATGTTAACCATCACGCGCGGTGTATTTAGCAAAGCGCTGGGGCTTGGCGACCTCTATACCCTGTTTGTCCCACTGTTGATCGCAGTTCCAACGATCATGGGACTGTCTATTTTCCTGTTAAAAAACCAGGAGCGCTGA
- a CDS encoding MFS transporter, with amino-acid sequence MSRQLLAMALAPLLGLFILGIGNGFLATLISVRLDAAGESATVIGIVSSAYFIGLALGALFNDRLLLRIGHIRAYGSFASLVAVTVLLQGLFFDPWAWFALRLIGGWATVGVYLVIESWLLTSGEQKVRGRLLAMYMISLYAAGVIGQLLLGVTSAMGVTAPFMVIGLLASLSVLPMAMIPRVSPIMEHAEPLPPHRLITMTPTGVMGSLGSGMVVAAAYTLLPLYLQRIGMSVNQVGQMMAVVILGAMLLQYPIGRWSDRHDRQLVLIAISTFCVVISAAMIWLPMSTPLLAALLFLLGGGVFALYPVAVSHAADRAPAGALVRMSQGLLLINSIGATISPLMISPVMTAMGDAGLFWAFGSLSLFFVVFFSWRRSVRPAPVPVAPFTPTTPMTAAGAELVVTEELMQGALEHEHLEDLSDVVPDVDAVEPIVGPPSEDQTHIVYYDDVETEARR; translated from the coding sequence ATGTCGCGGCAACTGCTAGCCATGGCGTTAGCGCCCTTATTAGGGCTATTTATTCTTGGGATTGGCAATGGCTTTCTCGCCACGCTGATCTCCGTGCGGCTAGACGCTGCGGGTGAGTCGGCAACGGTGATAGGTATTGTCTCCTCGGCTTACTTTATTGGCTTAGCACTTGGCGCGCTATTCAATGACCGGCTGCTGCTGCGCATAGGGCACATTCGTGCATACGGTAGCTTCGCCTCGTTGGTCGCTGTCACGGTGCTGTTGCAAGGGCTGTTTTTCGACCCTTGGGCATGGTTTGCGCTGCGTTTAATTGGCGGCTGGGCCACCGTGGGCGTTTACTTAGTGATTGAGAGTTGGTTGCTGACATCAGGCGAGCAAAAAGTACGTGGCCGCTTGCTAGCGATGTATATGATCTCGCTATATGCCGCGGGCGTGATTGGGCAGTTGCTATTAGGCGTCACCAGTGCCATGGGGGTGACAGCGCCCTTTATGGTGATTGGCCTATTGGCATCGTTATCGGTGTTGCCCATGGCCATGATTCCGCGGGTGTCACCCATTATGGAGCACGCTGAGCCGCTACCGCCGCACCGCTTGATTACGATGACGCCAACCGGGGTAATGGGAAGTTTAGGGTCTGGCATGGTGGTGGCTGCCGCCTACACCTTGCTGCCATTGTATTTGCAACGCATTGGTATGAGCGTCAACCAGGTGGGGCAAATGATGGCCGTCGTGATTCTTGGCGCCATGTTGCTTCAGTATCCGATTGGACGCTGGTCTGACCGTCACGACCGCCAACTCGTATTGATCGCCATCAGCACTTTCTGTGTGGTGATTTCCGCGGCCATGATATGGCTTCCGATGTCGACCCCTTTACTGGCGGCGCTGCTGTTTTTACTCGGTGGCGGTGTCTTTGCGCTTTACCCGGTGGCGGTTAGCCATGCCGCTGACCGTGCTCCGGCGGGAGCGCTGGTACGTATGAGCCAGGGCCTGCTATTGATCAACTCTATTGGGGCTACCATCAGCCCGCTAATGATTTCTCCAGTAATGACAGCGATGGGCGATGCTGGGTTGTTCTGGGCGTTTGGCTCGCTGAGCCTGTTTTTTGTTGTATTTTTCAGCTGGCGACGCAGTGTGCGGCCTGCGCCAGTTCCTGTGGCTCCCTTTACACCGACAACGCCGATGACCGCAGCAGGTGCCGAGCTAGTGGTTACTGAGGAACTGATGCAAGGCGCGCTCGAGCATGAGCACCTGGAAGACCTTTCTGATGTTGTGCCTGACGTGGATGCTGTCGAACCCATCGTTGGCCCACCCTCAGAAGATCAAACTCATATTGTTTATTACGATGATGTGGAAACTGAGGCGCGTCGATAA